Proteins encoded together in one Staphylococcus aureus window:
- the sarA gene encoding global transcriptional regulator SarA, which yields MAITKINDCFELLSMVTYADKLKSLIKKEFSISFEEFAVLTYISENKEKEYYLKDIINHLNYKQPQVVKAVKILSQEDYFDKKRNEHDERTVLILVNAQQRKKIESLLSRVNKRITEANNEIEL from the coding sequence ATGGCAATTACAAAAATCAATGATTGCTTTGAGTTGTTATCAATGGTCACTTATGCTGACAAATTAAAAAGTTTAATTAAAAAGGAATTTTCAATTAGCTTTGAAGAATTCGCTGTATTGACATACATCAGCGAAAACAAAGAGAAAGAATACTATCTTAAAGATATTATTAATCATTTAAACTACAAACAACCACAAGTTGTTAAAGCAGTTAAAATTTTATCTCAAGAAGATTACTTCGATAAAAAACGTAATGAGCATGATGAAAGAACTGTATTAATTCTTGTTAATGCACAACAACGTAAAAAAATCGAATCATTATTGAGTCGAGTAAATAAACGAATCACTGAAGCAAACAACGAAATTGAACTATAA
- a CDS encoding alpha/beta fold hydrolase, which yields MDLFTRKDGTSIHYSTLGEGYPIVLIHTVLDNYSVFNKLAAELAKSFQVVLIDLRGHGYSDKPRHIEIKDFSDDIVELLKYLYIEEVAFVCHEMGGIIGADISVRYPEFTSSLTLVNPTSIEGELPEERLFRKYAHIIRNWDPEKQDKFLNKRKYYRPRKMNRFLKHVVDTNEISTKEEIQAVKEVFKNADISQTYRNVVVPTKIIAGEFGERTTRLEAKEVADLIQNADFEVYQESSAFPFVEEQERFVEDTAAFINKHHDEKHV from the coding sequence ATGGATCTATTTACTAGAAAAGATGGAACATCGATACATTACAGTACATTAGGTGAAGGCTATCCTATCGTATTGATTCATACTGTACTTGATAATTATTCTGTGTTTAATAAATTAGCAGCAGAATTAGCAAAATCATTTCAAGTTGTGTTAATTGATTTACGTGGACATGGCTATTCTGATAAACCTCGTCACATTGAAATAAAAGATTTTTCTGATGACATTGTTGAATTACTTAAATATTTATATATTGAAGAAGTTGCATTTGTATGCCATGAAATGGGTGGAATCATTGGTGCGGATATTTCAGTACGTTATCCTGAATTTACATCATCACTTACGTTGGTAAATCCAACATCTATTGAAGGTGAATTACCGGAAGAACGTTTATTTAGAAAATATGCCCATATTATTCGAAACTGGGATCCTGAAAAACAAGATAAATTTTTAAATAAGCGTAAGTATTATCGTCCGAGAAAAATGAATCGATTCCTCAAACATGTCGTAGATACAAATGAAATATCAACTAAAGAAGAAATTCAAGCAGTTAAAGAGGTATTCAAAAACGCTGATATTTCTCAAACTTATAGAAATGTCGTAGTACCGACAAAAATTATTGCAGGAGAATTCGGTGAAAGAACAACAAGATTAGAAGCTAAAGAAGTAGCTGATTTAATCCAAAATGCGGACTTTGAAGTATATCAAGAATCAAGTGCATTCCCATTTGTTGAAGAGCAAGAAAGATTCGTCGAAGATACAGCTGCATTTATCAACAAACATCACGATGAAAAGCATGTTTAA
- a CDS encoding alpha/beta fold hydrolase, producing the protein MNKVTINPQIQLTYQIEGKGDPIILLHGLDGNLAGFEDLQHQLASSYKVLTYDLRGHGKSSKSESYDLNDHVEDLKILMEKLNIHEAHILGHDLGGVVAKLFTDKYAYRVKSLTTIASKKDDLIHSFTQLLIQYQDDIAGFNKSEAYILLFSKLFRNQEKTMKWYQKQRIYSIKSEDDSAVAIRSLILHKDEPMYLKKRTCVPTLLINGEHDPLIKDKNHFKLEAHFLNVTKKIFEHSGHAPHIEEPEAFMNYYLKFLKSVS; encoded by the coding sequence ATGAATAAAGTCACAATTAATCCTCAAATCCAATTAACTTATCAAATTGAAGGTAAAGGGGATCCTATAATATTACTTCATGGATTGGATGGTAATTTAGCTGGATTTGAAGATTTGCAACATCAACTAGCATCATCATATAAAGTACTTACTTACGATTTAAGAGGTCATGGCAAGTCTTCTAAAAGTGAATCATACGATTTAAACGATCACGTTGAGGATTTAAAAATTCTAATGGAGAAGTTAAATATTCATGAGGCACATATTCTAGGACATGATTTAGGTGGGGTAGTTGCTAAGTTATTTACAGATAAATATGCTTATCGTGTAAAATCATTAACTACCATTGCATCGAAGAAAGATGACTTAATACACAGCTTTACTCAATTGTTAATACAATATCAAGATGATATAGCGGGTTTTAATAAGTCTGAAGCGTATATTCTTTTATTTTCTAAATTGTTTAGAAATCAAGAGAAGACGATGAAATGGTATCAAAAACAAAGAATATATAGCATTAAGTCTGAGGATGATAGTGCGGTGGCAATTCGTTCATTAATTTTGCATAAAGATGAACCTATGTATTTAAAAAAACGTACATGTGTACCTACTTTGTTAATTAATGGGGAACATGATCCTTTGATTAAAGATAAGAATCATTTTAAATTGGAAGCGCATTTTTTAAATGTTACGAAAAAAATCTTCGAACATTCAGGACATGCACCGCATATTGAAGAACCAGAAGCATTTATGAATTATTATTTAAAATTTTTAAAAAGCGTATCATAA
- a CDS encoding SA0570 family protein codes for MKKLLTASIIACSVVMGVGLVNTSAEAASGNSIDTVKQLIKGDQSLENVKIGESIKDVLTKYKNPMYSYNEDGTEHYYEFHTKKGMLLVTTDGKKNNGKVTHISMMYNDANGPTYQAVKNYVGKAVTHTEYSKVAGNFGYIEKGKTTYQFASAPKDKNIKLYRIDLEK; via the coding sequence ATGAAAAAGCTACTAACGGCAAGTATAATTGCATGTTCTGTTGTAATGGGAGTAGGCTTAGTGAACACTAGTGCCGAAGCAGCAAGTGGCAACTCTATTGATACTGTTAAACAATTAATTAAGGGTGATCAGTCATTAGAAAATGTGAAAATTGGCGAATCTATTAAAGATGTTTTAACTAAGTACAAAAATCCGATGTATTCTTACAATGAAGATGGAACTGAACATTATTACGAATTCCATACTAAAAAAGGTATGTTATTAGTAACTACTGATGGTAAGAAAAACAATGGTAAAGTAACTCATATTTCAATGATGTATAATGATGCTAATGGTCCAACATATCAAGCTGTTAAAAATTATGTTGGCAAAGCAGTAACACATACGGAATATAGCAAAGTTGCTGGTAATTTTGGATATATTGAAAAAGGCAAAACGACTTATCAATTTGCCTCAGCACCAAAAGATAAAAACATAAAATTATATCGTATTGATTTGGAAAAATAA